A section of the Mycobacterium sp. 3519A genome encodes:
- a CDS encoding lantibiotic dehydratase: protein MVDGEDWLIARVNGVPATWWIDGGSPEIFALARHLEVVESSLRQIGPVVAETIGERLVPNDDVSGEERRQVLAIRRRLHGGRSVEASMLNGAASLARRQGEPDLAAQLERCAELTAEATRMNHELDRDIESERNRLLTIPARIASESLCGFALFGCVELPRECTLNKRSWRRFVRCWDLVGRAAVVSTPRGWFSHIAVLRPRDSSDPPRVGTGAGVCWTESVREVRRMLTHASTVDEFSRLAVGTNPLSWTEEEHRYALVLDQFDEPSCVVLRETEFLSTLLRAATRPVTLTELFARLDITDEAERRSFGEYVGQLLRTGILQGCAPPLRSIRRADMGRKVTPTEDPVTQPKGWVDVYRDGSPGVSKQMVVGLRERTQAALRFLAAVSTPWRDGFRGTADRWTVVDVLKAMLARSVNQQDPATEDDLSPSPPATPQAAELTNFLASQPTNADVINVPSELIGAFAPDTDNGTWPVDCLLRVPDTSVAGHGPVLVEIWPAGTIDSRFADGSRELGGALPGEAAYRDFLRRIEDLTDVQFVEVTVPPLSDAADNAVRRPGYTSAWTGDPAAATYFPSDAAPLEYIPLRDIELLRRPDGYRCCFNGRQLWPCYHATRTFSPPWDNVAHALLMASPLAFPKRFRRPDILLREHWGRNTMPRVVLDGDLVLSPARWDLCGSTFWEPGAPLRERLRALGRTRQHVGLPRWVFVSDPGERTRIGVDLESLSALEQIDALLKHQRSLIVTEMLPAPTELLMGDDTYPSNPVASELVVRFPPDEELGPLAGQIADRLAPWLHTAE from the coding sequence ATGGTTGACGGCGAAGATTGGCTGATCGCCCGCGTCAACGGGGTTCCGGCGACCTGGTGGATCGACGGAGGTAGCCCCGAGATCTTCGCCCTCGCAAGACATCTCGAGGTAGTCGAATCGTCGTTACGACAGATCGGACCGGTAGTGGCGGAGACGATCGGTGAACGGCTAGTGCCCAACGACGACGTCAGCGGCGAAGAGCGAAGACAGGTGCTGGCCATCCGCCGCCGGCTCCATGGTGGCAGAAGCGTCGAGGCCAGCATGCTGAACGGCGCGGCGTCCCTCGCGCGCCGCCAGGGCGAGCCAGACTTGGCGGCACAGCTGGAAAGGTGTGCCGAGTTGACCGCCGAGGCAACTCGCATGAACCACGAACTCGATCGTGACATCGAGTCCGAGCGCAATCGGCTCCTCACCATCCCGGCCCGGATTGCGTCTGAGTCGCTCTGTGGTTTCGCACTTTTCGGTTGCGTCGAGCTTCCCCGTGAGTGCACTCTGAATAAAAGGAGTTGGCGACGATTCGTTCGTTGTTGGGACCTTGTCGGTCGAGCGGCGGTTGTCTCAACGCCTCGGGGCTGGTTCAGCCACATTGCGGTACTCCGTCCACGCGACAGCTCAGATCCGCCCCGAGTTGGAACCGGCGCAGGAGTGTGCTGGACCGAAAGTGTCCGCGAGGTTCGACGAATGCTCACGCACGCGTCGACCGTCGACGAGTTCTCGCGTCTCGCCGTCGGGACGAATCCTTTGTCGTGGACGGAGGAAGAACATCGCTACGCCCTTGTTCTCGATCAGTTCGATGAGCCGTCATGCGTAGTCCTCCGCGAGACGGAATTCCTCTCCACGTTGTTGCGGGCCGCCACACGGCCGGTGACGCTGACCGAGCTCTTCGCGCGCCTGGACATCACGGACGAAGCAGAGCGGCGGTCATTCGGCGAATACGTCGGTCAGCTGCTTCGCACCGGCATCCTGCAGGGGTGCGCACCACCGCTGAGGTCGATTCGTCGGGCCGACATGGGCAGGAAGGTGACCCCGACCGAAGACCCGGTCACCCAGCCGAAGGGGTGGGTTGACGTGTATCGCGATGGCTCACCGGGCGTTTCGAAGCAGATGGTGGTGGGCCTGCGCGAACGAACACAAGCGGCACTGCGGTTTTTGGCCGCGGTGTCGACGCCGTGGCGCGACGGGTTCCGGGGCACGGCAGATCGTTGGACGGTCGTCGACGTGTTGAAAGCGATGCTGGCCAGATCTGTCAACCAGCAGGACCCGGCCACCGAAGATGACCTGTCCCCTTCCCCACCCGCCACTCCGCAAGCAGCCGAACTCACCAATTTCCTTGCGTCTCAACCGACCAACGCCGATGTCATCAACGTTCCGAGTGAGCTGATCGGTGCATTTGCACCCGACACGGACAACGGAACTTGGCCTGTTGATTGCCTGCTTCGGGTGCCCGACACCTCGGTGGCCGGCCATGGCCCCGTTCTCGTCGAGATATGGCCGGCCGGAACAATCGACTCGCGGTTCGCAGATGGCTCGCGCGAGTTGGGCGGCGCGTTGCCCGGTGAAGCCGCGTATCGAGATTTTCTGCGCCGAATCGAGGATCTGACAGATGTGCAATTCGTTGAGGTCACGGTCCCCCCGCTCTCCGACGCAGCCGACAACGCGGTCCGCCGTCCTGGCTACACGTCAGCGTGGACGGGCGATCCAGCAGCGGCAACCTACTTCCCGTCCGACGCGGCGCCTCTTGAGTACATCCCATTGCGCGACATCGAGCTCTTGCGGCGGCCTGATGGCTACCGATGTTGCTTCAATGGTCGTCAACTCTGGCCGTGCTACCACGCCACCAGAACGTTTTCGCCGCCATGGGACAACGTCGCGCATGCACTTCTGATGGCTTCACCACTGGCCTTCCCAAAACGGTTCCGCCGCCCGGACATACTTTTGAGGGAGCATTGGGGCCGAAACACAATGCCGCGTGTCGTGCTTGACGGAGACCTTGTCTTGAGCCCGGCACGCTGGGACCTTTGCGGCTCCACTTTCTGGGAGCCTGGCGCACCACTACGGGAGCGCCTCCGGGCACTCGGCCGCACTCGTCAGCATGTCGGCCTGCCGCGATGGGTCTTCGTCAGCGACCCTGGCGAACGAACTCGCATCGGGGTGGATCTGGAAAGTCTCAGTGCGCTCGAGCAGATCGATGCTCTGCTCAAGCACCAGAGGTCACTGATTGTGACGGAGATGCTGCCGGCGCCAACTGAGCTCTTGATGGGTGACGACACTTATCCATCGAATCCGGTCGCCTCCGAACTTGTCGTTCGGTTCCCGCCTGATGAGGAGTTGGGTCCCCTCGCCGGCCAGATCGCCGACAGGCTCGCACCGTGGCTGCATACGGCTGAGTAG
- a CDS encoding thiopeptide-type bacteriocin biosynthesis protein codes for MGTSQDIAVADFIRCVAQRLETRDAACLPPGRTVEELSDLFVQGGVEALDAAAYAHRWVQRSIQVNQSAMQPLMSAVSELANALLQDGVAENFFFMRKPPGLRLRFQAARERAALEQRLAQEVSAWQSRGLVCAHKPAVYEPEYQLFGGVQSMDHVHALFTIDSLFWSTFLGRSDGETADTDAWSRSLRLLRSVFEGLAILGWEDLGVWDAVLEDTGRRLALDLEYTEGYRDLAALVREVWAESAQSLGTVDALQRACADLARQQAARWRTGYFECAGARIGPRQGAAYFTIFHWNRAGFSSIQQGLVAEALATRRERADG; via the coding sequence ATGGGCACATCACAGGACATCGCCGTCGCGGACTTTATTCGCTGTGTCGCACAACGACTCGAGACTAGGGATGCGGCATGCCTGCCGCCCGGCCGTACCGTCGAAGAACTATCCGATCTCTTCGTTCAAGGGGGCGTCGAAGCGCTCGATGCGGCCGCCTATGCGCATCGCTGGGTGCAGCGCTCGATCCAGGTGAATCAGTCGGCAATGCAACCGTTGATGTCCGCCGTTTCCGAGCTAGCAAATGCGCTGCTGCAAGACGGGGTCGCCGAGAACTTTTTCTTCATGCGCAAGCCGCCCGGTCTGCGGCTGCGATTTCAGGCCGCCAGAGAACGAGCGGCCCTTGAACAACGCCTCGCGCAAGAGGTCTCGGCTTGGCAATCGCGCGGGCTGGTGTGCGCCCACAAGCCAGCGGTATACGAGCCCGAGTACCAACTCTTCGGTGGCGTTCAATCCATGGACCATGTCCATGCCTTGTTCACGATCGACAGCTTGTTCTGGAGCACGTTCCTGGGACGGTCGGACGGTGAAACGGCGGACACAGATGCATGGTCGCGATCTCTACGGCTGCTCCGCTCCGTATTCGAGGGCTTGGCGATTCTCGGTTGGGAGGATTTGGGCGTATGGGACGCGGTACTCGAAGACACCGGCCGTCGCTTGGCTCTCGATCTGGAGTACACCGAAGGGTACCGCGATCTAGCCGCGCTCGTCCGTGAGGTGTGGGCGGAATCAGCGCAAAGCCTTGGCACTGTCGACGCGCTCCAGCGAGCGTGCGCTGATCTCGCCCGGCAGCAGGCGGCCCGTTGGAGAACAGGCTATTTTGAATGTGCCGGTGCGCGTATCGGTCCTCGGCAGGGCGCCGCGTACTTCACAATCTTCCATTGGAACCGTGCCGGATTCTCCTCCATACAGCAAGGACTGGTGGCGGAGGCGCTGGCTACGCGGCGCGAGCGGGCCGATGGTTGA
- a CDS encoding lanthionine synthetase LanC family protein gives MTEREDRTLALAVDLLTEYVNDIKTRSGSGQDAGPAILAATLFSVAPDAEDLCLRALKRWLNDMPAVFRGVGAFGGLGGLLSGLRAVSALTDAVAPAYSALCSQTPEWLAHERWRTNDVSWPDYDLFFGPAGVIRAGLYPGGPTDMVAPALKHLISMALTEGLEAFRGGPEIDHRSAFNIGRVNTGLGHGMAGVASALAHALRGSGYESARPALRRICDWLVAQTYTDDLGLITWPPVGGLDQESFGTRRRQAWCYGTPGVSWTLWEAADSLADDAIRELAEDAMTSFIAVFDESLHLDRDAGENLAVCHGAAGILAVADAYARFTLVSSARALRDHLLDYLIDHAAALREHGRHDMSLLTGAGGVAAVALTATGAERQWLHHIAVR, from the coding sequence ATGACCGAGCGTGAAGACCGGACGCTGGCTCTGGCAGTCGACCTGCTGACCGAGTACGTCAACGACATCAAGACGAGAAGTGGTAGCGGACAAGACGCCGGGCCGGCCATACTTGCCGCCACCTTGTTCAGCGTCGCCCCCGACGCCGAAGATTTATGCCTGCGGGCGCTGAAGCGGTGGCTCAACGACATGCCCGCCGTTTTCAGGGGCGTCGGCGCGTTCGGGGGGCTTGGCGGTCTCCTATCCGGCCTGCGGGCGGTGTCGGCGTTGACGGATGCGGTCGCCCCGGCCTACTCGGCGCTCTGTTCCCAGACACCCGAATGGCTCGCCCACGAACGTTGGCGGACCAACGATGTCTCCTGGCCGGACTACGACCTTTTCTTCGGCCCGGCCGGCGTCATACGCGCCGGGCTCTACCCCGGCGGTCCTACGGACATGGTCGCTCCCGCCTTAAAACACCTCATCAGCATGGCCCTGACCGAGGGATTGGAAGCCTTCCGGGGTGGACCCGAGATCGATCACAGGAGCGCGTTCAATATCGGCCGCGTCAACACGGGTCTTGGCCATGGGATGGCCGGAGTGGCAAGCGCACTCGCGCATGCCCTTCGCGGATCCGGTTACGAGAGCGCACGTCCCGCCCTCCGCCGGATATGCGACTGGCTGGTCGCACAGACCTACACCGACGACCTCGGCCTGATCACGTGGCCGCCGGTGGGTGGACTCGATCAGGAATCGTTCGGAACTCGTCGACGACAAGCTTGGTGCTACGGCACTCCGGGGGTTTCGTGGACGCTATGGGAGGCCGCCGACTCGCTCGCCGACGACGCCATACGCGAACTGGCGGAGGACGCGATGACCAGCTTCATCGCCGTGTTCGACGAGAGCCTCCACCTTGACCGCGACGCCGGCGAGAACCTGGCGGTATGCCACGGCGCGGCAGGGATACTCGCAGTCGCCGACGCGTATGCGCGGTTCACCCTCGTGTCGTCGGCTCGGGCACTTCGCGACCATCTGCTCGACTATTTGATCGACCACGCCGCAGCGCTTCGCGAGCACGGTCGGCATGACATGTCGTTACTTACCGGCGCCGGTGGCGTGGCCGCCGTCGCCTTGACAGCCACGGGCGCCGAACGGCAGTGGCTGCACCACATCGCCGTTCGCTGA
- a CDS encoding erythromycin esterase family protein produces the protein MDDIRQYTAPLRWHGGEPLVGPLMAMIGDVDVVGLGEPTHGDSQSLRLKRAIVREMSAMPGRMLVAWERGVGHIELVNRFLGERGGLPREEVRLVYPWVYEEVQDLFGWLGAVASERDVMLRGVDMDGPPPERVLGELRRRAGMPLSNALATVQELAAESKDHRVSAARWSAMAKTVSSVMLREQAISQADQLLFRTFQQWGQYERLKAISATDPTPWEYRDRCLAENLSAQQAITKPSRVAFWAHNGHVSKWSARAGGHLARAHNYGAIGVAFGAGSFHAWEPGDRAIHTRRLRPATAQLPPPNSIEALLQRAGVGDCFIDLRAMRNGENPLRQPLAIREVGLAADTSQFTTPKPITEIFDVLVWIREVTPAEIIRDRGATW, from the coding sequence ATGGACGACATCAGGCAGTACACAGCTCCACTGCGGTGGCACGGCGGCGAGCCGCTGGTGGGTCCTCTGATGGCGATGATCGGCGATGTCGACGTGGTCGGGCTGGGAGAGCCGACGCATGGGGACAGCCAGTCTTTGCGCCTGAAACGTGCCATCGTGCGGGAGATGTCCGCCATGCCGGGCCGAATGCTCGTGGCGTGGGAGCGGGGGGTCGGCCACATCGAGCTGGTGAACCGATTCCTCGGTGAGCGTGGGGGCCTGCCTCGCGAGGAGGTACGCCTCGTGTACCCGTGGGTCTATGAGGAGGTACAGGATCTTTTCGGTTGGCTCGGTGCGGTCGCATCTGAACGCGATGTGATGCTCCGAGGCGTCGACATGGACGGTCCACCTCCAGAACGCGTCCTCGGCGAGTTGCGACGGCGCGCGGGTATGCCCCTGTCAAATGCGTTGGCGACGGTTCAAGAGCTCGCCGCAGAAAGCAAGGATCACCGTGTGAGCGCTGCTCGCTGGAGCGCGATGGCGAAGACGGTGTCCTCAGTCATGCTTCGGGAGCAGGCGATCAGCCAGGCCGACCAGCTGTTGTTTCGGACCTTCCAGCAGTGGGGCCAGTACGAACGCCTGAAGGCCATCTCGGCGACAGATCCCACGCCCTGGGAGTACCGGGATCGGTGCCTGGCTGAGAACCTCTCGGCGCAGCAGGCCATCACGAAGCCCAGTCGCGTGGCGTTCTGGGCCCATAACGGTCATGTGTCGAAGTGGTCGGCCAGGGCGGGCGGCCATCTGGCTCGAGCCCACAACTATGGCGCGATCGGTGTGGCGTTCGGCGCAGGGAGCTTCCATGCATGGGAGCCGGGGGATCGCGCCATCCACACTCGCCGGCTGCGGCCAGCGACGGCGCAGCTGCCGCCGCCCAACAGTATCGAGGCGCTGCTTCAACGGGCTGGCGTCGGGGACTGCTTCATCGACTTACGAGCGATGCGCAACGGCGAGAATCCTCTGCGTCAACCGTTGGCGATACGCGAGGTCGGCCTTGCTGCTGATACTTCACAATTCACGACACCGAAGCCCATCACAGAAATATTCGATGTCCTGGTGTGGATCCGAGAAGTAACGCCCGCCGAAATCATCCGGGATCGCGGCGCGACGTGGTAG
- a CDS encoding SRPBCC family protein, whose product MSESISVAVTPDELYALVSDVTRMGEWSPICRACWWDEGDGPRVGAWFTGRNELPERTWETRCQVVAAEPGREFAWEVNNGWTRWGYTFEPEGDGTKLTESWEFLPAGIAGFHKRFGADADAELASRREAARTGIPATLAAIKKAAEA is encoded by the coding sequence ATGTCCGAGTCGATTTCCGTGGCGGTGACGCCCGACGAGTTGTACGCGCTGGTGTCGGATGTGACCAGGATGGGCGAGTGGAGCCCGATCTGCCGCGCCTGCTGGTGGGACGAGGGCGACGGCCCGCGTGTCGGGGCGTGGTTCACCGGACGCAACGAACTGCCCGAGCGGACCTGGGAGACGCGCTGCCAGGTGGTGGCCGCCGAGCCCGGTCGGGAGTTCGCGTGGGAGGTCAACAACGGTTGGACACGTTGGGGTTACACGTTCGAGCCCGAGGGTGACGGTACGAAGCTGACCGAGTCGTGGGAGTTCCTGCCTGCCGGTATCGCCGGCTTCCACAAGCGTTTCGGGGCCGACGCCGACGCGGAGCTCGCGAGCCGGCGAGAAGCGGCCAGGACCGGTATCCCCGCCACGCTGGCCGCGATCAAGAAGGCCGCCGAGGCCTGA
- a CDS encoding formylglycine-generating enzyme family protein produces the protein MTDDLVRIPAQTVALGSDAHYSEEAPVREVHIDEFRIQRHQVTNAEFAEFVTATGYVTVAERPLNPADYPGAPAANLQPGSMVFTRTRGPVDLRHLNLWWTWTPGASWRHPVGPHSSIDKRADHPVVHVAFEDAQAYAAWAGLALPTEAEWETAARGGLAGATYTWGDEPEQPGRPLANYWHGDFPWRPERGYGRTTPVGSFPPNGYGLADMAGNVWEWTTDWYTDTRSTDSCCEADSYDPRQPQFQIPRRVVKGGSFLCADNYCLRYRPAARRPQPVDTGMSHVGFRCVRRS, from the coding sequence GTGACTGACGATCTGGTGCGGATACCGGCGCAGACCGTCGCACTGGGTTCCGACGCGCACTATTCGGAGGAGGCGCCGGTCCGCGAGGTGCACATCGACGAATTCCGGATCCAACGCCACCAGGTCACCAACGCCGAGTTCGCCGAATTCGTTACGGCCACTGGATATGTCACCGTCGCCGAACGTCCGCTGAACCCCGCCGACTATCCCGGCGCGCCCGCCGCGAATCTGCAGCCGGGCTCGATGGTGTTCACCCGCACCCGCGGTCCCGTCGACCTGCGGCACCTGAACCTGTGGTGGACGTGGACACCGGGCGCATCGTGGCGGCATCCGGTCGGCCCGCATTCGTCGATCGACAAGCGCGCCGACCATCCCGTCGTACATGTCGCCTTCGAGGATGCGCAGGCGTACGCCGCGTGGGCCGGGCTTGCACTGCCGACCGAGGCCGAGTGGGAGACCGCGGCCCGCGGCGGTCTCGCCGGCGCCACGTACACCTGGGGCGACGAGCCGGAGCAGCCCGGCCGACCGCTGGCGAACTACTGGCACGGCGACTTCCCGTGGCGGCCTGAGCGCGGCTACGGCCGCACCACACCCGTCGGCAGCTTCCCGCCCAACGGTTACGGGTTGGCCGATATGGCGGGCAACGTCTGGGAGTGGACCACCGACTGGTACACCGACACCAGGTCAACCGATTCCTGTTGTGAGGCAGACAGTTACGATCCCCGCCAACCGCAGTTCCAGATCCCGCGCAGGGTCGTCAAGGGCGGCTCGTTCCTGTGCGCCGACAACTATTGCCTGCGCTACCGCCCCGCCGCGCGTAGGCCGCAACCAGTCGACACCGGCATGAGCCACGTCGGCTTCCGCTGCGTCCGGCGCTCTTGA